A DNA window from Porites lutea chromosome 6, jaPorLute2.1, whole genome shotgun sequence contains the following coding sequences:
- the LOC140941589 gene encoding uncharacterized protein KIAA1958-like yields the protein MASGDSKFEDLSEADIDSLIDDAVPKNTKKATAWGISVLKDWLSKKYPSEVLESLSPEVLSERLKKFYQELRKSPTEHYSASAHLSIRAAIDRHLNTLPEFSGISIVRDPLFKIANKSLSAKLKQLKAQGFAKVQHHPSISPEDIQKCYETKVFSDETPISLLRVNWFNISLHFCRRGRENLRSLTPDSFVIKKDANGGEYVEMSISEKTKNHQGGLGDKADESDPKMFSTGMSNCPVKYFKKFLSVLNPNQTALFQKPKRNFLPSDEIWFENSPIGVNKLGDMMKEISLAASLSKVYTNHCVRSTTISALDEAGIPIHRIMQTSGHRSESSVKSYCDRQSLEKYKESSNILARVGHDSKESTSGAVVGAVNNIENLTQNSQSHNVQNVVANLNHSPTLNVLSRAEFKDCQININITKK from the exons ATGGCTTCGGGCGACTCAAAGTTTGAAGATTTGTCCGAAGCAGACATCGATTCCCTCATTGATGATGCAGTTCCTAAAAACACCAAGAAAGCAACTGCTTGGGGAATATCTGTTTTGAAAG actggttatccaaaaaatacccaagtgaggTTTTGGAAAGTCTTTCACCAGAAGTTCTCTCTGAGAGGTTAAAGAAATTCTATCAAGAATTAAGGAAATCGCCGACAGAGCATTACAGTGCTTCAGCGCACTTGTCCATCAGAGCGGCCATTGATCGCCACTTGAACACACTGCCAGAGTTTAGCGGCATTTCTATCGTACGAGATCCgctatttaaaattgcaaataaatcccTGAGTGCTAAACTAAAACAGCTTAAAGCTCAAGGCTTTGCGAAAGTTCAACATCATCCATCTATTTCTCCCGAAGACATCCAAAAGTGCTAcgagacgaaagttttcagtgaCGAAACCCCAATAAGTTTACTTCGCGTGAACTGGTTCAACATCAGCCTTCACTTCTGTCGCCGTGGAAGGGAAAATCTTCGATCCTTAACACCAGATAGTTTTGTCATTAAGAAAGATGCAAACGGCGGTGAATATGTGGAGATGTCTATcagtgaaaaaacgaaaaaccacCAAGGCGGTCTCGGAGATAAAGCCGACGAAAGTGATCCAAAAATGTTCAGCACTGGAATGTCAAATTGtcctgtaaaatatttcaaaaagtttctcaGCGTCCTCAATCCTAATCAAACTGCACTGTTtcagaaaccaaagagaaattttctccCTAGCGACGAAATATGGTTTGAAAATTCACCGATTGGAGTGAATAAACTGGGTGACATGATGAAGGAAATATCGCTCGCGGCAAGCTTGAGCAAGGTCTACACAAACCATTGTGTTAGATCTACAACCATCTCTGCTCTGGATGAAGCTGGAATACCCATTCATAGAATTATGCAGACTTCAGGCCACAGAAGCGAGAGCAGCGTTAAGTCGTATTGTGACAGACAAAGCCTGGAAAAGTACAAAGAATCCTCCAATATTCTTGCTAGAGTTGGTCATGATTCGAAGGAGTCTACGTCCGGCGCGGTAGTCGGTGCTGTGAATAACATCGAAAATCTAACACAAAACAGTCAAAGCCACAATGTACAGAATGTAGTGGCTAATTTAAACCATTCTCCAACGCTTAACGTCCTTTCACGTGCAGAATTCAAAGACTGTCAAATCAAcataaacattacaaagaaGTAA
- the LOC140941615 gene encoding uncharacterized protein, which translates to MKPKKVFFMFFFCFFVCFMRSAHANRQLQRFVSSIQQLLQEVDRCRSSPLDRETADFLLLRLGGAVRHMQQVLSFVERSGQFSPTEVNDLRTLARDIRVIEQLFQELPVFSPRSCYRAPVRHTGSVGRPAYEISREQLMLLRSCFFSWSTIASILGVSRWTIHRRVNELEIPHSFVTYSHIPDIDLQQIVQEELVSMPRCGERYMQGALRRRGIWVQRWRVRDALINLDPIGRACRWAQQIPRRPYRVPHPNFLWHIDSNLKLRHWRFVIHGGIDGYSRLIVYLRCSNNNRAATVLSLFRESINIWGLPSRVRADDGGENVAVGDVMVHYRGESRGSFITGPSVHNTRIERLWREVVHCILFSFKNVFLHLEQMGLLIRSNDIDLYALHYVYMPRINTALTQFVDTFNNHGLSSEHGLTPHQLWISGILQHHSSNYSGVRGIIDNSLPEDLNMYGHDPNAPTPQGDDLSGVEVPQNSLHVPLHVITVLHETFPPGVDDGNQGMNIYFQVRQFLMCYFASGF; encoded by the exons ATGAAGCCGAAGAAAGTCttttttatgttctttttttgcttttttgtatgCTTTATGAGAAG TGCACATGCTAACAGGCAACTACAGCGGTTTGTATCGTCTATTCAACAACTGTTGCAAGAAGTTGATAGGTGTCGTAGTTCTCCTTTAGATAGGGAAACTGCAGATTTTTTACTCCTTAGGTTAGGTGGTGCAGTTCGCCATATGCAGCAAGTTCTTTCCTTTGTAGAGAGATCGGGTCAGTTTTCACCAACTGAAGTGAATGATCTGAGGACTCTCGCAAGGGACATAAGGGTAATTGAGCAGTTATTTCAGGAATTACCAGTATTCTCTCCTAGGTCATGCTATAGAGCACCTGTTAGGCACACTGGTTCTGTGGGCCGTCCTGCTTACGAAATTTCCAGGGAACAGTTGATGCTCTTGCGGTCATGTTTCTTTTCGTGGAGCACCATTGCTAGCATTCTGGGAGTATCACGATGGACTATCCACAGAAGGGTCAATGAGTTAGAGATTCCCCATTCCTTTGTGACATATTCACACATTCCAGATATTGACTTGCAGCAAATAGTACAAGAAGAACTTGTTTCAATGCCTCGTTGTGGGGAACGATACATGCAAGGGGCTCTCAGAAGGCGTGGTATATGGGTCCAGCGCTGGAGGGTGCGTGATGCCCTGATCAATCTGGATCCAATAGGTAGAGCCTGCCGCTGGGCTCAGCAAATTCCTCGAAGGCCATACCGAGTTCCACATCCCAATTTCCTATGGCACATTGACAGTAATTTAAAGTTACGGCACTGGCGTTTTGTAATTCATGGAGGTATTGATGGTTATTCCAGGCTGATTGTTTACCTCAGATGCAGTAACAACAATAGAGCTGCTACAGTGCTTTCGTTATTCCGCGAATCAATAAATATATGGGGTTTGCCGTCCCGGGTAAGAGCAGATGATGGTGGAGAGAATGTTGCTGTAGGAGATGTTATGGTTCATTATAGGGGGGAAAGTCGTGGTAGTTTTATCACAGGACCAAGTGTTCACAACACAAGGATTGAGAGGTTATGGCGTGAAGTGGTTCACTGTATATtgttctccttcaaaaatgtcTTTCTACATTTGGAACAAATGGGTTTGCTAATTCGCAGCAATGATATTGATCTTTATGCACTCCATTATGTCTACATGCCAAGGATCAATACTGCTTTAACACAATTTGTGGACACTTTTAATAACCATGGACTTTCTAGTGAACATGGCCTTACTCCTCATCAGCTATGGATTTCTGGAATTCTGCAGCATCATTCGTCCAATTATTCTGGTGTTCGAGGGATCATAGACAATTCATTACCTGAAGATCTTAATATGTATGGACATGACCCCAATGCACCTACACCTCAAGGGGATGATTTATCTGGGGTGGAAGTGCCACAAAATTCATTACATGTTCCACTTCATGTTATAACTGTGCTGCATGAAACATTTCCTCCTGGGGTGGATGATGGTAACCAAGGaatgaacatttattttcaagttAGACAATTTTTAATGTGTTATTTTGCCTCTGGTTTCTAA